In Helicobacter mastomyrinus, a single genomic region encodes these proteins:
- the tsf gene encoding translation elongation factor Ts — MADISAQLVKQLREMTDAGMMDCKKALVETNGDIDKAVEYLREKGLSKAAKKADRVASEGIVSVEVASDYSKASIIEINSETDFVAKNETFKELVAHTAKIVYEHSLSSTQELHTMSVNGVKFEEYLQQNIAKIGENIVVRRIASVEAQGNGIINGYVHSNGRVGVLIAMKYTKDSSRAACVELAKGICMHAAAMKPQVLSYTEFDNDFIQKEKVAIIAELTKENEELKRLGKPLHKIPEYISRNELTESVLKAQEQKLREDLKTQGKPEAIWDKILPGQMERFVADSTLLDQRMTLLGQFYVMDDKKTIAQVLESRGKELNDSIEIVQYIRFELGEGIEKKVEDFAAEVAAQMQ, encoded by the coding sequence ATGGCAGATATTTCAGCACAGCTTGTAAAACAACTCCGCGAGATGACAGATGCGGGTATGATGGACTGTAAAAAGGCACTTGTGGAAACCAATGGCGATATTGACAAAGCCGTAGAGTATCTAAGAGAAAAGGGTTTAAGCAAAGCCGCTAAAAAAGCCGATAGAGTAGCGAGTGAAGGTATTGTAAGCGTAGAAGTGGCAAGTGATTATAGTAAGGCAAGTATTATTGAGATAAATTCTGAAACTGACTTTGTGGCAAAAAATGAGACATTTAAAGAGCTTGTAGCTCATACAGCAAAAATTGTGTATGAGCATTCACTTTCAAGCACACAAGAGCTACATACAATGAGTGTTAATGGCGTGAAATTTGAGGAATATCTCCAGCAAAATATCGCAAAAATTGGTGAAAATATTGTCGTGCGCCGCATAGCGAGCGTAGAAGCTCAAGGCAATGGTATCATCAATGGCTATGTACATTCAAATGGGCGAGTGGGAGTGTTGATTGCTATGAAATATACCAAAGATAGCTCAAGAGCTGCTTGTGTAGAGCTTGCTAAGGGTATTTGTATGCACGCAGCGGCGATGAAGCCACAAGTATTGAGCTACACAGAGTTTGATAATGACTTTATACAGAAGGAAAAGGTTGCTATTATCGCTGAACTCACTAAAGAAAACGAGGAGCTTAAAAGGCTTGGTAAGCCATTGCATAAGATTCCAGAATACATTAGCCGTAATGAACTGACAGAATCTGTGCTAAAAGCCCAGGAGCAAAAATTGCGCGAGGATTTAAAAACACAAGGCAAACCCGAAGCAATTTGGGATAAAATTTTGCCCGGACAAATGGAGCGCTTTGTGGCTGATAGCACTTTGCTTGACCAACGTATGACATTGCTAGGGCAATTTTATGTAATGGATGATAAGAAAACTATCGCACAGGTGCTAGAATCTAGGGGTAAAGAGCTAAATGATAGCATTGAGATTGTGCAATATATCCGTTTTGAATTGGGCGAGGGTATTGAGAAAAAAGTCGAGGATTTTGCTGCAGAAGTCGCCGCGCAAATGCAATAA
- the rpsB gene encoding 30S ribosomal protein S2 → MVTMKDLLECGVHFGHQTRRWNPKMQRFIFGVRKNIHIIDLQKTLRYFRYTYNIVKEAASEGKVIMFVGTKKQASETLKTYAEMTNAPYVNYRWLGGMLTNFSTIKKSVRKLEIIEEMESSGQIDLLTKKEKLMLQRKKEKLDKYLGGVRHMKKAPDMIFVIDAAKEKIAVAEARRLGIPVVAPLDTNCDPDMVDYPIPGNDDAIRSIQLFCKEISAAILEGRAENKDEQDEQEVQSVPVTDEEKEALLDEVTQEIAKDMQEEE, encoded by the coding sequence ATGGTAACAATGAAAGATTTACTTGAATGCGGTGTACATTTTGGGCATCAAACACGCCGTTGGAATCCAAAGATGCAACGTTTTATCTTTGGCGTGAGAAAGAATATCCACATTATCGATTTGCAAAAGACTTTGCGATACTTCCGCTATACTTATAATATTGTCAAAGAAGCCGCGAGTGAGGGCAAAGTGATTATGTTTGTAGGGACAAAAAAACAAGCGAGTGAAACACTCAAAACCTATGCAGAAATGACCAATGCTCCCTATGTGAATTATCGTTGGCTTGGCGGTATGCTTACAAACTTTAGCACGATTAAAAAATCTGTGCGCAAACTTGAAATCATCGAAGAAATGGAAAGCAGTGGGCAAATTGATTTGCTCACTAAAAAAGAAAAATTAATGTTACAACGCAAAAAAGAAAAGTTAGATAAGTATCTGGGCGGTGTGCGCCATATGAAAAAAGCTCCAGATATGATTTTTGTTATTGATGCAGCAAAGGAAAAAATCGCCGTAGCAGAGGCGAGAAGACTTGGAATCCCCGTAGTTGCTCCATTAGATACAAATTGCGACCCTGATATGGTGGATTATCCTATTCCGGGGAACGATGATGCGATTCGCTCTATTCAACTTTTTTGTAAGGAAATCAGCGCGGCGATTTTAGAAGGAAGGGCTGAAAATAAAGACGAACAAGATGAGCAAGAAGTACAAAGTGTGCCCGTGACAGACGAAGAAAAAGAAGCATTACTTGATGAGGTAACGCAAGAAATCGCCAAAGATATGCAAGAGGAGGAATAA